The proteins below are encoded in one region of Bacteroides uniformis:
- a CDS encoding glycoside hydrolase family 172 protein, producing the protein MASCVKDTAQVTLDSLLDEMISVEESARYPLVPYRCLQVSSYDRSSVSPDSPGWFANNDGYGIVCTDTVDGRVERVMFDEKGPGAITRIWITTVDKRGTWRFYFDGESTPGWIVPAYDLMRFGIPRLGRGLLQPHTSYTPDGKGGNTLFLPIPFARSCKITFEDEPGIAPTPKYYHINYRKYPEGTSVETFSAASVARVGKKISEVDDALLHPASRSGLQVDKKRQVLQPGDSLWIDLPQGENAVYEISFQLANADSTAYAQLMRNLIFKADFDGRSTVWVPLSDYSGGGMGAPAVDSWFLSADGQGKVVSRWLMPYKTEGRLLLQNISAHTADVSMEVGTAPLPWGGRSLYFHASWRQQTGLPVYERPDDDANCREWNFATLTGRGIYKGDVLTLYNHSRAWYGEGDEKIWVDDDVFPSHFGTGTEDYYNSSWAPVVIFQTPFGGAPRADQASSHGYNTFFRTRNLDGIPFSSLLRFDIELLSWVRGTVDYATTVYWYGDMGAKAVDTSGLEEAAQDLLPVPGDLSKYRRENSIEFEETTPIASSPSIHFDKQSMLGFVDGQWSGGTQLLCIGGKPGDSVEFEFNQLEDCPYQLVVYATKAPDYGIVSFSVNGQDTHIKWDGYDTKVTLSDPISLGCYSPVRGALTLKISLSGANPKAVEEKNLFGLDAIQLMKKQ; encoded by the coding sequence ATGGCCTCTTGTGTGAAGGATACGGCACAAGTGACTTTGGACTCTTTGCTGGATGAAATGATATCTGTAGAAGAATCCGCACGTTATCCGCTGGTGCCATATCGTTGCCTGCAAGTCAGCAGTTATGACCGCTCCTCCGTGTCTCCCGATTCGCCGGGATGGTTTGCCAACAATGATGGCTATGGCATTGTCTGTACGGATACGGTTGATGGGAGAGTGGAACGTGTGATGTTCGATGAAAAGGGCCCTGGAGCTATTACCCGTATCTGGATAACCACAGTTGACAAGCGTGGGACTTGGAGATTTTATTTTGATGGCGAAAGTACTCCCGGATGGATAGTTCCTGCCTATGATTTGATGCGTTTCGGAATACCCAGGTTGGGTAGGGGACTGCTTCAACCCCACACCAGCTATACTCCGGACGGGAAAGGCGGCAATACTCTTTTCCTGCCCATCCCTTTTGCCCGGAGTTGTAAAATTACATTTGAAGACGAACCGGGCATTGCGCCTACTCCCAAATACTATCACATCAATTATCGCAAGTATCCCGAAGGAACTTCTGTGGAAACCTTCTCTGCGGCATCCGTAGCCCGCGTCGGTAAAAAGATTTCAGAGGTAGATGATGCCTTGCTGCATCCTGCATCCCGTTCCGGTTTGCAGGTGGACAAGAAGCGGCAGGTGCTCCAGCCGGGCGATTCTTTGTGGATTGACCTGCCGCAAGGGGAAAATGCGGTTTATGAAATCAGTTTCCAGCTCGCGAATGCAGATTCTACGGCTTATGCCCAACTGATGCGCAATCTTATATTTAAGGCTGATTTTGACGGCCGGTCTACGGTTTGGGTTCCTCTTTCGGATTATTCGGGAGGGGGTATGGGTGCTCCGGCTGTTGATAGCTGGTTCTTGTCTGCAGACGGACAAGGCAAGGTGGTGAGCCGCTGGCTGATGCCCTACAAGACAGAAGGCAGACTATTGTTACAAAATATCTCCGCACACACTGCAGACGTGAGTATGGAAGTGGGAACGGCACCTTTGCCATGGGGAGGGCGTTCCCTCTATTTCCATGCTTCCTGGCGCCAGCAGACCGGACTTCCGGTTTATGAGCGTCCGGATGATGATGCAAATTGCCGGGAGTGGAACTTTGCCACATTGACCGGACGAGGCATATACAAAGGGGATGTCCTGACTCTGTATAACCATTCGCGTGCCTGGTACGGAGAAGGGGATGAAAAGATATGGGTAGATGATGATGTTTTTCCATCGCATTTCGGTACCGGAACAGAAGATTACTACAATAGTTCGTGGGCTCCGGTCGTAATATTCCAAACGCCTTTTGGTGGCGCACCCCGTGCCGACCAGGCGAGTTCTCACGGTTATAATACATTCTTCCGTACAAGGAATTTGGACGGTATACCGTTTTCTTCATTATTGCGTTTCGACATTGAATTGTTGAGTTGGGTAAGGGGAACTGTAGATTATGCAACTACCGTTTACTGGTATGGAGATATGGGAGCGAAAGCTGTTGATACTTCAGGACTTGAGGAAGCAGCCCAAGACTTGCTACCCGTTCCCGGCGATTTATCTAAATATCGAAGAGAAAATAGCATAGAATTTGAGGAAACAACTCCAATAGCCTCTTCTCCATCCATTCATTTTGACAAGCAGAGTATGCTTGGTTTCGTTGACGGGCAATGGAGTGGAGGAACCCAACTCTTGTGTATTGGTGGAAAACCGGGTGATTCTGTAGAGTTTGAGTTCAATCAATTGGAAGACTGTCCTTATCAACTGGTGGTGTATGCCACGAAAGCTCCTGATTATGGCATAGTTTCTTTTTCCGTAAATGGACAAGATACACATATAAAGTGGGATGGATATGATACAAAAGTTACTCTTTCTGACCCTATTTCTTTAGGATGCTATAGTCCGGTGCGTGGAGCATTGACTTTGAAAATATCTTTGTCAGGAGCTAACCCAAAAGCTGTTGAGGAGAAGAATTTGTTTGGATTAGATGCTATACAACTTATGAAAAAACAATGA